One Schistocerca cancellata isolate TAMUIC-IGC-003103 chromosome 1, iqSchCanc2.1, whole genome shotgun sequence genomic region harbors:
- the LOC126161535 gene encoding uncharacterized protein LOC126161535 isoform X1, producing the protein MSSLFYWYCFDSAVTRRVLKYRRTRRLWIHPINSDRHLGEFFSLHEELKNYPEKFYSYYRMNHNTFQYVLQNIQDKISKQNTNFRRSITAEEKLCITIRYLSTGISFHALASSFRLGVSTVSVLVKDVCMAIWESLAPIHLPTPTVSRFKEIASEMHTRWGFPNCVGCIDGKHIRVQCPKLSGSMFYNYKQYYSIVLQAVADANYKFIAVDVGAYGKQSDAGVFKESMLYKKLTNGELLLPPPTRLEGMCQELPYVILGDEAYPLLENLMRPFPRRNLDNEKILYNDMHSRARKVVECAFGIMTNKWRLLRKEIETSVDVADHIVKCICLLHNIVIDREGCNVEAEKFCNNADMQTAGATFNRNSTLRSKTVRNTFVEYFVKNAT; encoded by the exons atgtcttcactcttttattggtattgttttgactctgcagtaactcgtcgagttttgaagtacagaagaactaggaggttatggattcatcccataaatagcgacagacatttaggagagtttttttctttacatgaagaacttaaaaactatcctgaaaaattttattcatattacagaatgaatcataatacatttcagtatgtgctgcagaacattcaagacaaaatttcgaaacagaacacaaattttcgcagaagtataacagcagaagaaaaattgtgtataacgataag gtatctgtccactggcatctcctttcatgcactggcatcgtcattccgattaggagtgtccaccgtatcagtgttggtgaaagacgtttgtatggccatatgggagtcacttgctcccattcatttaccaacgccaactgtttctcgatttaaagaaattgccagtgaaatgcatacgagatggggatttccaaactgtgttggatgtatagacgggaagcacatacgtgtccaatgtcctaaactttctggcagcatgttttacaattacaaacagtattattcgattgtactccaagcagttgctgatgcaaattacaaatttatagctgtggatgttggtgcctacggtaaacagtctgatgcaggtgtgtttaaagaaagtatgttatataagaaacttacaaatggggagctgttattaccgccaccaacaagacttgaaggaatgtgtcaggaactaccgtacgtcattttgggagatgaagcttaccccttattagagaatttgatgagaccttttcctcggagaaatttggacaacgagaagattctatacaatgatatgcattccagagcaagaaaagttgttgaatgtgcatttggtataatgaccaataaatggagactactgaggaaggaaattgaaacatccgttgacgtagctgatcacatagtcaagtgcatttgtctacttcataatattgtcattgacagagaaggatgcaatgttgaagctgaaaagttttgtaacaatgctgatatgcagacagctggtgccacattcaacagaaattccacattacgttcgaaaactgtcaggaacacttttgttgaatatttcgttaaaaatgcaacttaa
- the LOC126161535 gene encoding uncharacterized protein LOC126161535 isoform X2 has product MSSLFYWYCFDSAVTRRVLKYRRTRRMNHNTFQYVLQNIQDKISKQNTNFRRSITAEEKLCITIRYLSTGISFHALASSFRLGVSTVSVLVKDVCMAIWESLAPIHLPTPTVSRFKEIASEMHTRWGFPNCVGCIDGKHIRVQCPKLSGSMFYNYKQYYSIVLQAVADANYKFIAVDVGAYGKQSDAGVFKESMLYKKLTNGELLLPPPTRLEGMCQELPYVILGDEAYPLLENLMRPFPRRNLDNEKILYNDMHSRARKVVECAFGIMTNKWRLLRKEIETSVDVADHIVKCICLLHNIVIDREGCNVEAEKFCNNADMQTAGATFNRNSTLRSKTVRNTFVEYFVKNAT; this is encoded by the exons atgtcttcactcttttattggtattgttttgactctgcagtaactcgtcgagttttgaagtacagaagaactaggag aatgaatcataatacatttcagtatgtgctgcagaacattcaagacaaaatttcgaaacagaacacaaattttcgcagaagtataacagcagaagaaaaattgtgtataacgataag gtatctgtccactggcatctcctttcatgcactggcatcgtcattccgattaggagtgtccaccgtatcagtgttggtgaaagacgtttgtatggccatatgggagtcacttgctcccattcatttaccaacgccaactgtttctcgatttaaagaaattgccagtgaaatgcatacgagatggggatttccaaactgtgttggatgtatagacgggaagcacatacgtgtccaatgtcctaaactttctggcagcatgttttacaattacaaacagtattattcgattgtactccaagcagttgctgatgcaaattacaaatttatagctgtggatgttggtgcctacggtaaacagtctgatgcaggtgtgtttaaagaaagtatgttatataagaaacttacaaatggggagctgttattaccgccaccaacaagacttgaaggaatgtgtcaggaactaccgtacgtcattttgggagatgaagcttaccccttattagagaatttgatgagaccttttcctcggagaaatttggacaacgagaagattctatacaatgatatgcattccagagcaagaaaagttgttgaatgtgcatttggtataatgaccaataaatggagactactgaggaaggaaattgaaacatccgttgacgtagctgatcacatagtcaagtgcatttgtctacttcataatattgtcattgacagagaaggatgcaatgttgaagctgaaaagttttgtaacaatgctgatatgcagacagctggtgccacattcaacagaaattccacattacgttcgaaaactgtcaggaacacttttgttgaatatttcgttaaaaatgcaacttaa